From Pseudomonas sp. AN-1:
CGCACGACGTCGACCTGCGCCGCGTGCCGGCGATCCTCTACCGCAACGGCGTGATCGAGGAGTCCGGCGTGTCCGCCGCGGTGCTCAACCACCCGGCCAAGGGCGTGGCCTGGCTGGCCAACAAGCTGGCGCCCTACGGCGTGAGCCTGGAGCCGGGGCAGATCATCCTCGGCGGCTCGTTCACCCGCCCGGTGGCGGCCAAGGCCGGCGACACCTTCCATGTCGACTATGACATGCTGGGTTCCATCTCCTGCCGCTTCGTCTGAGGAACCCGTCATGCAGATGCCCGTCAACACCTTCAAGCAGCGCCTGAGCGCCGAACAGCAGATCGGCCTGTGGGTCGGCCTGGCCGATCCGTACTGCGCGGAGCTGGCGGCCAACGCCGGTTTCGACTGGCTGCTGCTCGACGGCGAGCACGCGCCCAACGACCTGCGCGGCCTGCTCGGCCAGCTGCAGGCGGTGGCCCCGTATCCGAGCCAGGCGGTGATCCGTCCGCCGATCGGCGATTCGGTGGTCATCAAGCAGCTGCTCGACATCGGCGCGCAGACCCTGCTGGTGCCGATGGTCGAGTCGGCCGAGCAGGCTGCCGAGCTGGTGCGCGCCATGCACTACCCGCCCAAGGGCATCCGCGGCGTCGGCGCCGCCCTGGCGCGCGCCTCGCGCTGGAACAACATCGCCACCTACCTGGCCGAGGCCGACGAGCAGATGTGCCTGCTGGTCCAGGTGGAAAGCCTCAAGGGCCTGGAGAACCTCGACGCCATCGCCGCGGTCGAGGGCGTCGACGGCGTGTTCATCGGTCCGGCCGACCTGTCGGCGGCCATGGGCCACCGCGGCAACCCGGGCCATCCGGAGGTGCAGGCCGCCATCGAGGGTGCCATCGCGCGCATCCGCGCCGCCGGCAAGGCCGCCGGCATCCTCAGCGCCGACGAGAAGCTGGCACGCCGCTACCTGGAGCTGGGCTGCGCCTTCGTCGCCGTGGGCGTCGACACCAGCCTCTTGATGCGCTCGCTCAAGGCCCTGGCCGCCAACTTCAAGGGTACTGCACCGGCGCCGGCCGCGCCCGGCAGCAGCGTCTACTGACTTCCTTTCGAGAGATTCGCCATGCAACTGACCGATAGCACCCTGCTGCGCACCCAGGCCTTCATTGGCGGGGAGTGGGTCGACGCCGACGACGGCGCCACCTTCGCGGTGACCAACCCGGCCGACCTGTCGCCGATCTGCAACGTCGCCTCCGTGGGCGCCGTGGAAACCGAGCGCGCCATCGCCGCCGCCGAAGCCGCCCTGCCGGCCTGGCGCGCCAAGACCGCCAAGGAGCGCTCGGCGCTGCTGCGCAAGTGGTTCGAGCTGATGATGGCCAACCAGGAAGACCTGGCCCGCCTGCTCAGCTGGGAACAGGGCAAGCCGCTGACCGAGAGCCGCGGCGAGATCGCCTACGGCGCCAGCTTCATCGAGTGGTTCGCCGAGGAAGCCAAGCGCATCTACGGCGACGTGATCCCCCACGACAAGCAGGGCCGCCGCCTGGTGGTGATCAAGCAGCCGATCGGCGTGGTCGCCGCGATCACCCCGTGGAACTTCCCCAACGCGATGATCACCCGCAAGGCCGGCCCGGCGCTGGCCGCCGGCTGCACCATCGTCATCAAGCCGGCCTCGGAAACCCCGCTGTCGGCGCTGGCCCTGGCCGAACTGGCCAGCCGTGCCGGCATCCCGGCCGGCGTGGTCAACGTGGTCACCGGCAACGCCCGCGCCATCGGCGGCGAGCTGACCCGCAACCCGAGCGTGCGCAAGCTGTCGTTCACCGGCTCCACCGGCATCGGCAAGATGCTGATGGCGCAGTGCGCCGACACCATGAAGAAGGTCAGCATGGAGCTGGGCGGCAACGCGCCGTTCATCGTCTTCGACGACGCCGATCTGGACGCCGCGGTGGCCGGCGCCATGGCCTCCAAGTACCGCAACAGCGGCCAGACCTGCGTGTGCACCAACCGCATCCTGGTGCAGGACGGCGTGTACGACGAGTTCGCCAAGCGTCTGGTGGCCGCGGTCAACGCGCTCAAGGTCGCCCCGGCCCACGAGGCCGGCGCCGAGCAGGGCCCGCTGATCAACGCCAAGGCGGTGGCCAAGGTCGAGGAGCACATCGCCGACGCCGTTGCCAAGGGCGCCAAGGTGCTGGCCGGCGGCAAGCCGCACGCACTGGGCGGCAGCTTCTTCGAGCCGACCGTGCTCGGCGAGGTGACCCCGGCGATGCTGGTGGCGCGCGACGAGACCTTCGGCCCGCTGGCGCCGATCTTCCGCTTCAAGACCGAAGCCGAAGCCATCGCCATGGCCAACGACACCGAGTTCGGCCTGGCCTCCTACGTCTACACCCGCGACCTGGGCCGCGCCTGGCGGGTCAGCGAGGCGCTGGAGTACGGCATGGTCGGCGTCAACGAGGGTATCATCTCCACCGAGATCGCCCCGTTCGGCGGCATCAAGGAGTCCGGCACCGGTCGCGAAGGCTCCAAGTACGGCATCGACGACTATGTCGAGATGAAGTACATGTGCCTGGGCATCGGTAACTGAGAGCCCGTTCGCCTTCTGTGGTAAAACATGGCGCCGCTCCGGATGGAGCGGCGTCGTGTCGTTTTTGTAGGAACATCATGGCCGCCATGCCCAAACAAGATCCGTCCCTGACCCTGGCCCTGCTGCAGGCGCGCGAAGCGGCGATGAGCTTCTTCCGCCCGCTGCTCAACCAGCATGACCTCACCGAACAGCAGTGGCGGGTGATCCGCATCCTCAGCCAGTACCCGCACGGCGAACTGGAAAGCCACCAGCTGGCGGAGATGGCCTGCATCCTGCGTCCGAGCATGACCGGCGTGCTGGTGCGCCTGGAGCGCGACGGCCTGGTGCGCCGCTGGAAGCCGGTCAACGACCAGCGCCGCCTGTGCGTCAGCCTGACCCCCAAGGGCAGCGCGCTGTTCGAGGAAATGAGCGGCGAGATGGCCCGCCAGTACAAGGAAATCCAGCGCCAGTTCGGCCCGGAGAACTTCCAGACCCTGATGCGCCTGCTCCAGGAACTGGCGAGGATCGAGCCCGGCGCGCCCAACGGGCGCAAGAGCGCCTGACGCTATACCGACTCCCGACAACAACAAGCCGAATCCGAGGTGTCCGATGCTGCGCAACCAACCGTCCCTGTCCCTCGACCTGGCCCTGCTGGCCATGCCCGCCGCGCTCGCCGAGGCGCGCCGCCTGGGCGTGCGCGTCAGCCTGTCGATCGTCGACGCCAGCGGCCAGCTGCTCAACCTGGCGCACATGGACGGCGCGCCGGCGCCGAGCCGCGATATCGCCCATGACAAGGCCTGGACCGCCGCCGGCTTCGGCCTGGCCACCAGCGCCTGGGAAGAGCGCCTGGCCAGCATGCCGCCCAGCGTGCGCGACGGCCTGCTGCAGCGTCCGCGCCTGGCCATGTTCGGCGGCGGCGTGCCGGTGAAGGTCGACGGGGTGGTGGTCGGCGCCATCGGCGTGTCCGGCGCCACCGCGGCGCAGGACGAGCAGTGCGCCCAGGCCGGCGTCGCGGTGATCCTCGCCGCGCTCAAGCAGTAATTCCGCGTAGGCGTAGGTCGGGTCAGGCCTCCGGCCGTAACCCGACATGGATGCCGCAGGCATCCCCATCACCCGGGTCCGATGGCCGGCCTGTCGGCCGGCACGTCGGGTTACGCCGCGTTGCGGCTAACCCGACCTACCGCTGATCGCTCTGCGGCGTGACCCGCAGCACTTCCTCGACGGTGGTCTGCCCGCTGGCGACCTTCTGCGCGCCGGACAGGCGCAGGCTGCGCATGCCCTCCTTGAACGCCTGGCGGCGCAGCGCGGCGAGGTCGGTGTCGGCGTGGATCTGCTGCCTCAGGCCGTCGCTCATCAGCATGATCTCGTAGACCCCGGCGCGGCCGCGGTAGCCGGTGTCGCGGCATTCGTTGCAGCCCACCGCGCGCATGGCGCCGCCCGGCAGTGGCGCGCTCCACGGCCGGGTCAGCTCCTGCCAGTCGGCGTCGTCGAGCGTGTGCGGCGCCTTGCAGTGCGGGCACAGGGTGCGCACCAGGCGCTGGGCCATCACGCCGAGGATGGTGGCCTTGAGCAGGTAGTGCGGCACGCCCAGCTCGAGCAGGCGGCTGATCGCGCTGGGCGCGTCGTTGGTGTGCAGGGTGGACAGCACCAGATGGCCGGTCAGCGCCGCCTGGATGGCCATCTCGGCGGTCTCCAGGTCGCGGATCTCGCCGACCATGATGATGTCCGGGTCCTGGCGCATCAGCGCGCGCACGCCGCTGGCGAAGGTCAGCTCGATGTTGTGCTGCACCTGCATCTGGTTGAACGCCGGCTCGATCATCTCGATCGGGTCCTCGATGGTGCAGACGTTCACCTCCTCGGTCGCCAGCTGCTTGAGGGTGGTGTACAGGGTGGTGGTCTTGCCCGAGCCGGTCGGCCCGGTGACCAGGATGATGCCGTTGGGCTGCGCGGTCATGCTCTGCCAGCGGCGCAGGTCGTCGGCGGAGAAGCCGAGCTTGTCGAAGCCCTTGAGCAGCACCTCGGGGTCGAAGATGCGCATCACCAGCTTCTCGCCGAAGGCGGTGGGCAGGGTGGAGAGGCGCAGCTCGATCTCGCCGCCGTCGGGGGACTTGGTCTTCACCCGGCCGTCCTGCGGCTTGCGCTTCTCCGCCACGTTCATCCGCCCGAGGCTCTTCAGGCGGCTGACGATGGCCATGATCACCTGCGGCGGGAACTGGTAGACGTTGTGCAGCACGCCGTCGATGCGAAAGCGCACGGTGCCCTGCTCGCGGCGCGGCTCGATGTGGATGTCGCTGGCGCGCTGCTGGAAGGCGTACTGGAACAGCCAGTCGACGATGGTGACGATGTGCGCGTCGTTGGCGTCCGGCTCGCCGTCCGCCGCGCCCAGATTGAGCAGCTGCTCGAAGTTGCCGACCCCGCTGATCTTCTGCTCGGAGGCCGAGGCGCCGCTGACCGAGCGCGCCAGGCGGTAGAACTCCTGGGTGAAGCGCTGCAGGTCCGCCGGGTTGGCCACCACGCGGCGGATGCTGCGCTTGAGCACGTGGGTGAGGTTGGCCTCCCAGCTGGTGACGAACGGCTGGGCGCTGGCGATGGTCACGCTCTCGCTGTCCACCGCCACGGCGAGGATCCGGTGGCGCTGGGCGAAGGCGTGCGACATCAGCGGGGTGACCGCGGCGACGTCGATCTTCAGCGGGTCGATGCGCAGGTAGGGCTGCCCGGCGTACTCGGCCAGCCACTGGGTCAGACTCTCCAGGTCGAGCTTGCGTCCCGGTCGGGCGCGGTCGTCGAGCTGCTGGGCGGCGAGGAACTCCAGCGGGTGCTGCTGGGTGTTGAGGCTGCTGCGGCGGATGGCCAGGCACTGCTCGGCCTCCGCCTGGTCGATGCGCCCCCGCTGGATCAGTTCGCGCAGCAGGTCGTTGAGGTCGAGCCAGCGGTCCTGGACGGGCGTGGTCATGGCGGTCATCGGATTCCTCGGGCGGGCAGCTGGAGCAGGGCGCCAGCATGCCGGGAAACGCCAGGGCTGTCGCCGGGGTGGATCATGTTTCGGGTGATCGACCTTGCCGTAGGGCGCCCTGCGCACCCGCGCACGGTGGGTGGTGCGCGCGGCGCCCCCTACGGGTGTCGGAGCCTTACTTCAGGGCCTTCCAGCCCCTGAGCATCCACAGGGTCTGCACCTGCGCGGCGCGCGCCTGCAGCACTTCCTCGTCGGCCGGGCGGTTGGCCAGCTCGACCAGCTTGTGCAGCTCGCCGTACAGGCGGTCGGCCTCGGGGATGTCCAGCACGCCGCGGGCCGGACGCAGCCAGGCGGCCATGCGCTCCAGGCGCGGCAACTGTTCGGTCAGGTCGTAGGG
This genomic window contains:
- the hpaI gene encoding 4-hydroxy-2-oxoheptanedioate aldolase codes for the protein MQMPVNTFKQRLSAEQQIGLWVGLADPYCAELAANAGFDWLLLDGEHAPNDLRGLLGQLQAVAPYPSQAVIRPPIGDSVVIKQLLDIGAQTLLVPMVESAEQAAELVRAMHYPPKGIRGVGAALARASRWNNIATYLAEADEQMCLLVQVESLKGLENLDAIAAVEGVDGVFIGPADLSAAMGHRGNPGHPEVQAAIEGAIARIRAAGKAAGILSADEKLARRYLELGCAFVAVGVDTSLLMRSLKALAANFKGTAPAPAAPGSSVY
- the gabD gene encoding NADP-dependent succinate-semialdehyde dehydrogenase, which produces MQLTDSTLLRTQAFIGGEWVDADDGATFAVTNPADLSPICNVASVGAVETERAIAAAEAALPAWRAKTAKERSALLRKWFELMMANQEDLARLLSWEQGKPLTESRGEIAYGASFIEWFAEEAKRIYGDVIPHDKQGRRLVVIKQPIGVVAAITPWNFPNAMITRKAGPALAAGCTIVIKPASETPLSALALAELASRAGIPAGVVNVVTGNARAIGGELTRNPSVRKLSFTGSTGIGKMLMAQCADTMKKVSMELGGNAPFIVFDDADLDAAVAGAMASKYRNSGQTCVCTNRILVQDGVYDEFAKRLVAAVNALKVAPAHEAGAEQGPLINAKAVAKVEEHIADAVAKGAKVLAGGKPHALGGSFFEPTVLGEVTPAMLVARDETFGPLAPIFRFKTEAEAIAMANDTEFGLASYVYTRDLGRAWRVSEALEYGMVGVNEGIISTEIAPFGGIKESGTGREGSKYGIDDYVEMKYMCLGIGN
- the hpaR gene encoding homoprotocatechuate degradation operon regulator HpaR: MPKQDPSLTLALLQAREAAMSFFRPLLNQHDLTEQQWRVIRILSQYPHGELESHQLAEMACILRPSMTGVLVRLERDGLVRRWKPVNDQRRLCVSLTPKGSALFEEMSGEMARQYKEIQRQFGPENFQTLMRLLQELARIEPGAPNGRKSA
- a CDS encoding GlcG/HbpS family heme-binding protein, which gives rise to MLRNQPSLSLDLALLAMPAALAEARRLGVRVSLSIVDASGQLLNLAHMDGAPAPSRDIAHDKAWTAAGFGLATSAWEERLASMPPSVRDGLLQRPRLAMFGGGVPVKVDGVVVGAIGVSGATAAQDEQCAQAGVAVILAALKQ
- a CDS encoding GspE/PulE family protein — its product is MTTPVQDRWLDLNDLLRELIQRGRIDQAEAEQCLAIRRSSLNTQQHPLEFLAAQQLDDRARPGRKLDLESLTQWLAEYAGQPYLRIDPLKIDVAAVTPLMSHAFAQRHRILAVAVDSESVTIASAQPFVTSWEANLTHVLKRSIRRVVANPADLQRFTQEFYRLARSVSGASASEQKISGVGNFEQLLNLGAADGEPDANDAHIVTIVDWLFQYAFQQRASDIHIEPRREQGTVRFRIDGVLHNVYQFPPQVIMAIVSRLKSLGRMNVAEKRKPQDGRVKTKSPDGGEIELRLSTLPTAFGEKLVMRIFDPEVLLKGFDKLGFSADDLRRWQSMTAQPNGIILVTGPTGSGKTTTLYTTLKQLATEEVNVCTIEDPIEMIEPAFNQMQVQHNIELTFASGVRALMRQDPDIIMVGEIRDLETAEMAIQAALTGHLVLSTLHTNDAPSAISRLLELGVPHYLLKATILGVMAQRLVRTLCPHCKAPHTLDDADWQELTRPWSAPLPGGAMRAVGCNECRDTGYRGRAGVYEIMLMSDGLRQQIHADTDLAALRRQAFKEGMRSLRLSGAQKVASGQTTVEEVLRVTPQSDQR